The following are encoded in a window of Ricinus communis isolate WT05 ecotype wild-type chromosome 4, ASM1957865v1, whole genome shotgun sequence genomic DNA:
- the LOC8275094 gene encoding amino-acid permease BAT1 isoform X2: MVLDSAKMVLPSHDTAQSQNGKVNSDSGAARLQELGYKQELKRDLSVFSNFAFSFSIISVLTGITTLYNTGLNFGGPVSLQYGWFIAGLFTMFVGLAMAEICSSFPTSGGLYYWSAKLAGPRWAPFASWITGWFNIVGQFAVTTSIDFSLAQLIQVIILLSTGGKNGGGYEASKYVVIGMHGGILLLHALLNSLPISALSFVGQLAAVWNLIGVVVLTILIPCVATERASAKFVFTHFNTDNGDGINSKAYIFVLGLLMSQYTLTGYDASAHMTEETKSADKNGPKGIISAIGISVIFGWFYILGITFAVTNIPYLLSEDNDAGGYAIAEIFYQAFKSRYGSGVGGIICLGVVAIAIFFCGMSSVTSNSRMAYAFSRDGAMPFSSLWHKVNKQEVPINAVWLGAVISFCMALTYLGSAVAFQAMVSIATIGLYIAYALPIFFRVTLARKSFTPGPFSLGRCGVLVGWIAVLWVVTISILFSLPVAYPITNETLNYTPVAVGGLLILTVSSWIVSARHWFKGPITNIDS; encoded by the exons ATGGTTTTAGACAGTGCAAAAATGGTTCTTCCATCTCATGATACAGCTCAAAGTCAAAACGGCAAGGTCAATTCTGATTCGGGCGCTGCCCGTCTCCAGGAGCTTGGCTATAAACAAGAACTCAAGCGTGACCTCTC GGTGTTTTCGAATTTTGCCTTTTCGTTTTCAATCATATCAGTGTTGACTGGCATAACCACCTTATATAACACTGGGTTGAATTTTGGTGGCCCAGTTTCATTGCAGTATGGGTGGTTTATAGCTGGTTTATTCACTATGTTTGTTGGGTTAGCAATGGCTGAAATTTGCTCGTCTTTCCCAACTTCTGGTGGTCTCTATTACTGGAGTGCAAAGCTTGCTGGCCCAAGATGGGCACCCTTTGCCTCTTGGATAACTGGCtg GTTCAACATTGTTGGCCAG TTTGCTGTTACAACAAGTATCGATTTCTCCCTTGCCCAGTTGATTCAGGTGATCATTCTCCTTAGCACAGGTGGGAAAAATGGTGGAGGGTATGAAGCATCAAAATATGTAGTTATCGGTATGCATGGGGGAATTTTACTCCTACATGCTTTACTAAATAGTCTTCCCATCTCAGCATTGTCTTTCGTTGGACAACTGGCTGCTGTTTGGAATCTTATAG GTGTTGTAGTTCTTACAATTCTCATCCCCTGTGTTGCAACTGAGAGGGCCAGTGCCAAGTTTGTTTTCACACATTTCAACACAGATAACGGGGATGGAATTAATAGCAAAGCTTACATTTTTGTCCTGGGCCTTCTGATGAGCCAGTATACCCTTACTGGGTATGATGCATCTGCTCATATG ACAGAGGAAACAAAGAGTGCAGATAAGAATGGACCGAAAGGAATAATTAGTGCCATTGGGATATCTGTTATTTTTGGATGGTTTTATATTCTAGGCATCACCTTTGCTGTTACCAACATCCCTTACCTTTTGAGTGAAGACAATGATGCCGGTGGTTATGCCATTGctgaaatattttatcaagCCTTCAAGAGTAGATATGGCAGTGGAGTTGGAGGAATTATCTGCTTAGGGGTAGTTGCTATTGCCATATTTTTCTGTGGTATGAGCTCAGTAACTAGCAACTCCAG GATGGCATATGCATTTTCAAGAGATGGAGCCATGCCATTCTCATCACTTTGGCATAAAGTGAACAAACAAGAGGTCCCTATAAATGCTGTTTGGCTTGGTGCAGTTATATCGTTTTGCATGGCACTAACG TATCTCGGAAGCGCAGTGGCATTTCAGGCCATGGTATCCATAGCCACCATCGGGCTGTATATTGCTTATGCCTTGCCTATCTTCTTCAGGGTAACCTTGGCACGAAAGTCATTTACACCGGGACCATTCAGTTTGGGTCGCTGCGGTGTTTTGGTTGGTTGGATTGCAGTCCTCTGGGTGGTAACTATCTCAATCCTCTTCTCACTACCTGTAGCTTACCCCATTACCAATGAGACGCTCAACTACACTCCTGTTGCTGTTGGTGGCTTGCTCATCCTTACAGTTTCTTCTTGGATCGTGAGTGCTCGGCATTGGTTTAAAGGTCCTATAACCAATATAGACAGCTGA
- the LOC8275094 gene encoding amino-acid permease BAT1 isoform X1: MGAPITDFHEHEEAASYLLLGDAAAPIDSDNSRLLQLGYKQELSRSLSAVANFSVTFSIVSVITGLTTLYSTGLTYGGPLTMVYGWPIVGLLTMIVGLSMAEICSAYPTSGGLYFWSARLCGNKWGPFASWLTGWFNIVGQFAVTTSIDFSLAQLIQVIILLSTGGKNGGGYEASKYVVIGMHGGILLLHALLNSLPISALSFVGQLAAVWNLIGVVVLTILIPCVATERASAKFVFTHFNTDNGDGINSKAYIFVLGLLMSQYTLTGYDASAHMTEETKSADKNGPKGIISAIGISVIFGWFYILGITFAVTNIPYLLSEDNDAGGYAIAEIFYQAFKSRYGSGVGGIICLGVVAIAIFFCGMSSVTSNSRMAYAFSRDGAMPFSSLWHKVNKQEVPINAVWLGAVISFCMALTYLGSAVAFQAMVSIATIGLYIAYALPIFFRVTLARKSFTPGPFSLGRCGVLVGWIAVLWVVTISILFSLPVAYPITNETLNYTPVAVGGLLILTVSSWIVSARHWFKGPITNIDS; the protein is encoded by the exons ATGGGAGCTCCAATTACTGACTTCCACGAGCATGAAGAAGCAGCCTCTTATCTCCTTCTCGGAGACGCCGCCGCTCCCATTGATTCCGACAATAGTCGATTGTTACAGCTCGGGTACAAGCAAGAACTCAGCCGCAGTCTCTC GGCAGTTGCTAATTTTTCCGTTACATTCTCCATCGTTTCAGTAATCACTGGCCTGACAACACTGTACAGTACTGGTCTAACTTATGGTGGCCCATTAACGATGGTTTATGGCTGGCCAATTGTGGGCCTGTTGACCATGATTGTGGGATTATCAATGGCTGAGATTTGCTCTGCATATCCAACTTCTGGTGGGCTTTACTTTTGGAGTGCTAGGCTTTGTGGTAACAAGTGGGGTCCTTTTGCTTCGTGGCTCACTGGCTG GTTCAACATTGTTGGCCAG TTTGCTGTTACAACAAGTATCGATTTCTCCCTTGCCCAGTTGATTCAGGTGATCATTCTCCTTAGCACAGGTGGGAAAAATGGTGGAGGGTATGAAGCATCAAAATATGTAGTTATCGGTATGCATGGGGGAATTTTACTCCTACATGCTTTACTAAATAGTCTTCCCATCTCAGCATTGTCTTTCGTTGGACAACTGGCTGCTGTTTGGAATCTTATAG GTGTTGTAGTTCTTACAATTCTCATCCCCTGTGTTGCAACTGAGAGGGCCAGTGCCAAGTTTGTTTTCACACATTTCAACACAGATAACGGGGATGGAATTAATAGCAAAGCTTACATTTTTGTCCTGGGCCTTCTGATGAGCCAGTATACCCTTACTGGGTATGATGCATCTGCTCATATG ACAGAGGAAACAAAGAGTGCAGATAAGAATGGACCGAAAGGAATAATTAGTGCCATTGGGATATCTGTTATTTTTGGATGGTTTTATATTCTAGGCATCACCTTTGCTGTTACCAACATCCCTTACCTTTTGAGTGAAGACAATGATGCCGGTGGTTATGCCATTGctgaaatattttatcaagCCTTCAAGAGTAGATATGGCAGTGGAGTTGGAGGAATTATCTGCTTAGGGGTAGTTGCTATTGCCATATTTTTCTGTGGTATGAGCTCAGTAACTAGCAACTCCAG GATGGCATATGCATTTTCAAGAGATGGAGCCATGCCATTCTCATCACTTTGGCATAAAGTGAACAAACAAGAGGTCCCTATAAATGCTGTTTGGCTTGGTGCAGTTATATCGTTTTGCATGGCACTAACG TATCTCGGAAGCGCAGTGGCATTTCAGGCCATGGTATCCATAGCCACCATCGGGCTGTATATTGCTTATGCCTTGCCTATCTTCTTCAGGGTAACCTTGGCACGAAAGTCATTTACACCGGGACCATTCAGTTTGGGTCGCTGCGGTGTTTTGGTTGGTTGGATTGCAGTCCTCTGGGTGGTAACTATCTCAATCCTCTTCTCACTACCTGTAGCTTACCCCATTACCAATGAGACGCTCAACTACACTCCTGTTGCTGTTGGTGGCTTGCTCATCCTTACAGTTTCTTCTTGGATCGTGAGTGCTCGGCATTGGTTTAAAGGTCCTATAACCAATATAGACAGCTGA
- the LOC8275094 gene encoding amino-acid permease BAT1 homolog isoform X4, whose amino-acid sequence MVLDSAKMVLPSHDTAQSQNGKVNSDSGAARLQELGYKQELKRDLSFNIVGQFAVTTSIDFSLAQLIQVIILLSTGGKNGGGYEASKYVVIGMHGGILLLHALLNSLPISALSFVGQLAAVWNLIGVVVLTILIPCVATERASAKFVFTHFNTDNGDGINSKAYIFVLGLLMSQYTLTGYDASAHMTEETKSADKNGPKGIISAIGISVIFGWFYILGITFAVTNIPYLLSEDNDAGGYAIAEIFYQAFKSRYGSGVGGIICLGVVAIAIFFCGMSSVTSNSRMAYAFSRDGAMPFSSLWHKVNKQEVPINAVWLGAVISFCMALTYLGSAVAFQAMVSIATIGLYIAYALPIFFRVTLARKSFTPGPFSLGRCGVLVGWIAVLWVVTISILFSLPVAYPITNETLNYTPVAVGGLLILTVSSWIVSARHWFKGPITNIDS is encoded by the exons ATGGTTTTAGACAGTGCAAAAATGGTTCTTCCATCTCATGATACAGCTCAAAGTCAAAACGGCAAGGTCAATTCTGATTCGGGCGCTGCCCGTCTCCAGGAGCTTGGCTATAAACAAGAACTCAAGCGTGACCTCTC GTTCAACATTGTTGGCCAG TTTGCTGTTACAACAAGTATCGATTTCTCCCTTGCCCAGTTGATTCAGGTGATCATTCTCCTTAGCACAGGTGGGAAAAATGGTGGAGGGTATGAAGCATCAAAATATGTAGTTATCGGTATGCATGGGGGAATTTTACTCCTACATGCTTTACTAAATAGTCTTCCCATCTCAGCATTGTCTTTCGTTGGACAACTGGCTGCTGTTTGGAATCTTATAG GTGTTGTAGTTCTTACAATTCTCATCCCCTGTGTTGCAACTGAGAGGGCCAGTGCCAAGTTTGTTTTCACACATTTCAACACAGATAACGGGGATGGAATTAATAGCAAAGCTTACATTTTTGTCCTGGGCCTTCTGATGAGCCAGTATACCCTTACTGGGTATGATGCATCTGCTCATATG ACAGAGGAAACAAAGAGTGCAGATAAGAATGGACCGAAAGGAATAATTAGTGCCATTGGGATATCTGTTATTTTTGGATGGTTTTATATTCTAGGCATCACCTTTGCTGTTACCAACATCCCTTACCTTTTGAGTGAAGACAATGATGCCGGTGGTTATGCCATTGctgaaatattttatcaagCCTTCAAGAGTAGATATGGCAGTGGAGTTGGAGGAATTATCTGCTTAGGGGTAGTTGCTATTGCCATATTTTTCTGTGGTATGAGCTCAGTAACTAGCAACTCCAG GATGGCATATGCATTTTCAAGAGATGGAGCCATGCCATTCTCATCACTTTGGCATAAAGTGAACAAACAAGAGGTCCCTATAAATGCTGTTTGGCTTGGTGCAGTTATATCGTTTTGCATGGCACTAACG TATCTCGGAAGCGCAGTGGCATTTCAGGCCATGGTATCCATAGCCACCATCGGGCTGTATATTGCTTATGCCTTGCCTATCTTCTTCAGGGTAACCTTGGCACGAAAGTCATTTACACCGGGACCATTCAGTTTGGGTCGCTGCGGTGTTTTGGTTGGTTGGATTGCAGTCCTCTGGGTGGTAACTATCTCAATCCTCTTCTCACTACCTGTAGCTTACCCCATTACCAATGAGACGCTCAACTACACTCCTGTTGCTGTTGGTGGCTTGCTCATCCTTACAGTTTCTTCTTGGATCGTGAGTGCTCGGCATTGGTTTAAAGGTCCTATAACCAATATAGACAGCTGA
- the LOC8275094 gene encoding amino-acid permease BAT1 homolog isoform X3 produces MIQLKVKTARSILIRALPVSRSLAINKNSSVTSLSLQYGWFIAGLFTMFVGLAMAEICSSFPTSGGLYYWSAKLAGPRWAPFASWITGWFNIVGQFAVTTSIDFSLAQLIQVIILLSTGGKNGGGYEASKYVVIGMHGGILLLHALLNSLPISALSFVGQLAAVWNLIGVVVLTILIPCVATERASAKFVFTHFNTDNGDGINSKAYIFVLGLLMSQYTLTGYDASAHMTEETKSADKNGPKGIISAIGISVIFGWFYILGITFAVTNIPYLLSEDNDAGGYAIAEIFYQAFKSRYGSGVGGIICLGVVAIAIFFCGMSSVTSNSRMAYAFSRDGAMPFSSLWHKVNKQEVPINAVWLGAVISFCMALTYLGSAVAFQAMVSIATIGLYIAYALPIFFRVTLARKSFTPGPFSLGRCGVLVGWIAVLWVVTISILFSLPVAYPITNETLNYTPVAVGGLLILTVSSWIVSARHWFKGPITNIDS; encoded by the exons ATGATACAGCTCAAAGTCAAAACGGCAAGGTCAATTCTGATTCGGGCGCTGCCCGTCTCCAGGAGCTTGGCTATAAACAAGAACTCAAGCGTGACCTCTC TTTCATTGCAGTATGGGTGGTTTATAGCTGGTTTATTCACTATGTTTGTTGGGTTAGCAATGGCTGAAATTTGCTCGTCTTTCCCAACTTCTGGTGGTCTCTATTACTGGAGTGCAAAGCTTGCTGGCCCAAGATGGGCACCCTTTGCCTCTTGGATAACTGGCtg GTTCAACATTGTTGGCCAG TTTGCTGTTACAACAAGTATCGATTTCTCCCTTGCCCAGTTGATTCAGGTGATCATTCTCCTTAGCACAGGTGGGAAAAATGGTGGAGGGTATGAAGCATCAAAATATGTAGTTATCGGTATGCATGGGGGAATTTTACTCCTACATGCTTTACTAAATAGTCTTCCCATCTCAGCATTGTCTTTCGTTGGACAACTGGCTGCTGTTTGGAATCTTATAG GTGTTGTAGTTCTTACAATTCTCATCCCCTGTGTTGCAACTGAGAGGGCCAGTGCCAAGTTTGTTTTCACACATTTCAACACAGATAACGGGGATGGAATTAATAGCAAAGCTTACATTTTTGTCCTGGGCCTTCTGATGAGCCAGTATACCCTTACTGGGTATGATGCATCTGCTCATATG ACAGAGGAAACAAAGAGTGCAGATAAGAATGGACCGAAAGGAATAATTAGTGCCATTGGGATATCTGTTATTTTTGGATGGTTTTATATTCTAGGCATCACCTTTGCTGTTACCAACATCCCTTACCTTTTGAGTGAAGACAATGATGCCGGTGGTTATGCCATTGctgaaatattttatcaagCCTTCAAGAGTAGATATGGCAGTGGAGTTGGAGGAATTATCTGCTTAGGGGTAGTTGCTATTGCCATATTTTTCTGTGGTATGAGCTCAGTAACTAGCAACTCCAG GATGGCATATGCATTTTCAAGAGATGGAGCCATGCCATTCTCATCACTTTGGCATAAAGTGAACAAACAAGAGGTCCCTATAAATGCTGTTTGGCTTGGTGCAGTTATATCGTTTTGCATGGCACTAACG TATCTCGGAAGCGCAGTGGCATTTCAGGCCATGGTATCCATAGCCACCATCGGGCTGTATATTGCTTATGCCTTGCCTATCTTCTTCAGGGTAACCTTGGCACGAAAGTCATTTACACCGGGACCATTCAGTTTGGGTCGCTGCGGTGTTTTGGTTGGTTGGATTGCAGTCCTCTGGGTGGTAACTATCTCAATCCTCTTCTCACTACCTGTAGCTTACCCCATTACCAATGAGACGCTCAACTACACTCCTGTTGCTGTTGGTGGCTTGCTCATCCTTACAGTTTCTTCTTGGATCGTGAGTGCTCGGCATTGGTTTAAAGGTCCTATAACCAATATAGACAGCTGA
- the LOC8275092 gene encoding uncharacterized protein LOC8275092: MEMISSACYDTLKRCWRRRRYQRLHCSTNSKRKLKIIRLGGAATRRIWKLRTTAPKLQWKLVSPVRILVNFHDAYVDMMIRLANNMGKLNGRGVFGRKKFAKDKQISMVSCGEEVDTRLVLEIYKRLVAARELRGF, from the coding sequence ATGGAGATGATTTCTAGTGCATGCTATGATACCCTGAAGAGGTgctggagaagaagaagataccAAAGACTCCACTGTTCAACTAACAGCAAAAGAAAGCTGAAGATCATCAGGCTAGGTGGGGCTGCTACCAGGCGGATATGGAAGCTAAGAACGACAGCGCCAAAGCTGCAATGGAAACTTGTGTCGCCTGTAAGAATCTTGGTCAACTTTCATGATGCTTATGTAGATATGATGATCCGACTGGCGAATAACATGGGGAAACTGAACGGCAGAGGTGTGTTTGGGAGAAAGAAATTTGCTAAAGATAAACAAATATCAATGGTTTCTTGCGGGGAGGAAGTTGATACTAGGTTGGTTCTTGAAATCTATAAGAGATTGGTTGCTGCTCGTGAGCTAAGAGGCTTTTGA